A single Bacillus sp. HMF5848 DNA region contains:
- the cmpA gene encoding cortex morphogenetic protein CmpA — protein sequence MPSWLKNQMKKAYYEKNRYQIKLLNQCWFFYRKKNL from the coding sequence ATGCCTTCGTGGCTAAAAAATCAAATGAAAAAAGCCTACTACGAGAAAAACCGATATCAAATCAAACTTTTAAACCAATGCTGGTTTTTTTATCGCAAGAAAAATCTATGA
- a CDS encoding SprT family protein, with the protein MRQEELQLLVESISLQWFEKPFRHKVMFNSRLRTTGGRYLLHTHNIELNETYYKEHGIDELIGIIKHELCHYHLHLEGKGYKHRDADFRELLKIVDAPRFCKPLISKKRQQLSIKYMYACVNCKQAYMRKRKLDTNKYMCGRCKGKIKLVKSIDEL; encoded by the coding sequence ATGCGACAAGAAGAATTGCAACTATTGGTAGAGTCAATATCTTTACAATGGTTCGAGAAGCCGTTTCGACATAAGGTTATGTTCAATTCAAGGTTAAGAACGACGGGTGGGCGCTATCTTCTTCATACTCATAATATAGAATTAAATGAAACATACTACAAGGAACATGGAATAGATGAGCTTATAGGTATTATTAAACATGAATTGTGTCATTATCATCTTCATCTTGAAGGTAAAGGATATAAACATAGAGATGCTGATTTTAGAGAGTTGCTTAAAATAGTAGACGCTCCGCGGTTCTGTAAACCTTTGATATCAAAAAAGAGACAACAACTATCAATAAAGTATATGTATGCTTGTGTGAACTGCAAACAAGCATACATGAGGAAGCGAAAATTAGATACTAATAAATATATGTGTGGTCGTTGTAAAGGGAAAATAAAGTTAGTGAAAAGTATTGACGAGCTGTAG
- a CDS encoding BsuPI-related putative proteinase inhibitor, with translation MKKFMLLITSMILVAAIAACGTENNTPNTTGTNPDSSDAEPKEQAVEDLFTSSIQINQDGGSIGVIYEFKNISTEPQALSYPNALRADYILLNEAGEKVAQHSEQVMVTMAVENQTLQPNESILTDFMLEQIPNGSYTIEVFSTSYEYNAKIVQSLEVTDSIYEIGTGIYNGQADPHTIEIQVDDSPQAFQLSDAAKEQLSEIEEADEIKFLYTKSDIEQMTIEKFYFDN, from the coding sequence ATGAAAAAGTTTATGTTGCTTATAACCAGTATGATTCTCGTGGCAGCAATAGCTGCATGTGGTACTGAAAATAATACGCCAAACACTACCGGTACTAATCCAGACTCGAGTGATGCTGAGCCTAAAGAACAAGCTGTAGAAGATTTGTTTACCTCTTCAATTCAGATTAATCAAGACGGAGGATCCATTGGTGTGATCTATGAATTTAAAAATATTTCTACCGAACCACAAGCACTCTCATATCCTAACGCCTTAAGAGCTGATTATATTTTACTCAATGAGGCTGGAGAAAAAGTAGCTCAACACTCTGAACAGGTTATGGTAACCATGGCTGTTGAGAACCAAACTTTACAGCCAAATGAAAGTATCTTAACTGATTTTATGCTAGAACAAATACCAAATGGTAGTTACACTATTGAAGTATTTTCAACCTCATACGAATATAATGCAAAAATTGTTCAGTCTCTCGAGGTAACCGATTCTATATACGAAATAGGAACTGGGATTTATAACGGGCAAGCAGATCCGCATACTATTGAAATCCAAGTAGATGATAGTCCACAAGCATTCCAGCTTTCTGATGCGGCTAAAGAACAGCTATCAGAAATTGAAGAAGCAGATGAGATTAAATTTTTATATACAAAATCAGATATAGAGCAAATGACGATAGAAAAATTTTATTTTGATAACTAA
- the tsaE gene encoding tRNA (adenosine(37)-N6)-threonylcarbamoyltransferase complex ATPase subunit type 1 TsaE produces MSVYFFTTTSPEETMTFSKKLAAYLQPGDVITLEGDLGAGKTTFVKGLAKGLNITRNVNSPTFTIIKEYQGKMPLYHMDVYRMEESDEDLGFEEYFSGSGITVVEWPQFIKDFLPEALLKITIKHTGENARKIQLEPIGSHFENLCKEIIQ; encoded by the coding sequence ATGTCTGTTTATTTTTTCACTACGACTTCTCCTGAAGAAACAATGACGTTTTCAAAGAAGCTAGCTGCCTATTTACAGCCAGGTGATGTAATAACGTTAGAGGGCGACTTAGGAGCTGGAAAAACAACTTTTGTGAAAGGATTGGCAAAAGGGTTAAATATCACAAGGAATGTAAATAGCCCAACTTTCACCATAATCAAGGAATACCAGGGTAAAATGCCACTTTATCATATGGATGTATATAGAATGGAAGAAAGTGATGAAGACTTAGGATTTGAAGAATATTTTTCTGGAAGTGGTATAACAGTGGTTGAATGGCCTCAGTTTATTAAAGATTTTTTACCTGAAGCGCTTTTAAAAATCACCATTAAACACACTGGAGAAAATGCCAGGAAAATTCAATTAGAACCTATTGGGTCACACTTTGAAAATTTATGCAAGGAGATTATACAATAA
- the tsaB gene encoding tRNA (adenosine(37)-N6)-threonylcarbamoyltransferase complex dimerization subunit type 1 TsaB, whose amino-acid sequence MKVLAIDTSNYTLGVALADSGNIIGEHMTYLKKNHSVRLMPAVENLLAECDTKASELSKLVVAKGPGSYTGVRIGVTVAKTMAWTLQIPLVGISSLEVLAGNGRYFEGNICPLFDARRGQIYTGLYKSDGSNIIPLKEDTNVLATTWAEELKNYEGNTLFIGNDSTIHKEAIQSIMGEQAIFSPYILNNPRPSELIGMAENKENEDLHSFVPNYVRLVEAEKKWLEANKNSK is encoded by the coding sequence ATGAAAGTTTTAGCTATAGATACGTCGAATTACACTCTAGGGGTTGCTTTAGCTGATAGCGGTAATATAATTGGTGAGCATATGACTTACCTAAAGAAAAATCACTCTGTGCGTCTCATGCCAGCAGTGGAAAATCTATTGGCAGAATGTGATACTAAGGCCAGTGAATTGTCAAAACTAGTTGTTGCGAAAGGACCAGGATCATATACAGGTGTTCGAATTGGTGTAACCGTAGCAAAAACAATGGCTTGGACATTACAGATTCCATTAGTCGGTATTTCCAGTTTAGAAGTGTTAGCTGGAAATGGAAGGTATTTTGAAGGTAATATATGTCCTCTTTTTGATGCAAGAAGAGGACAAATCTATACGGGACTATATAAAAGTGATGGGTCTAATATTATTCCATTGAAAGAAGATACGAATGTTCTAGCAACTACATGGGCCGAGGAATTAAAGAACTACGAGGGAAATACATTATTTATAGGAAACGATAGTACCATACATAAAGAGGCAATACAGTCTATTATGGGAGAGCAAGCAATCTTTTCACCATATATTTTAAATAATCCGCGACCAAGTGAATTGATTGGAATGGCTGAGAATAAAGAAAATGAAGATTTACATAGTTTTGTTCCAAACTATGTTCGTTTAGTTGAGGCTGAGAAAAAATGGCTTGAAGCTAATAAAAACAGTAAATAA
- the rimI gene encoding ribosomal protein S18-alanine N-acetyltransferase, protein MNFRMMKWEDLDEVMEIERASFTLPWKREAYENELLHNQYARYIVLEHEGHIAGYCGMWLVIDEAHITNVAISPSYRGKKLGDAIMRYALQFAYQHGAATATLEVRISNMVARNLYKKLGFLEGGIRKHYYQDNGEDAIVMWVKLR, encoded by the coding sequence ATGAATTTTCGAATGATGAAGTGGGAAGATTTAGACGAGGTTATGGAGATAGAACGTGCCTCCTTCACACTACCTTGGAAACGGGAAGCATACGAAAATGAGCTTTTACATAATCAGTATGCCAGGTACATTGTATTAGAGCATGAAGGTCATATTGCTGGTTATTGTGGTATGTGGTTAGTGATTGATGAAGCACATATAACAAATGTGGCAATATCACCGAGCTACCGTGGTAAAAAATTAGGGGATGCTATTATGCGTTACGCTTTGCAGTTTGCATATCAGCATGGAGCTGCGACAGCTACCTTAGAAGTCCGGATCTCGAATATGGTGGCACGGAATTTATATAAGAAACTAGGATTCCTTGAAGGTGGAATTCGGAAACACTATTATCAAGATAATGGTGAAGATGCTATAGTAATGTGGGTGAAATTACGTTGA
- the tsaD gene encoding tRNA (adenosine(37)-N6)-threonylcarbamoyltransferase complex transferase subunit TsaD, with protein sequence MTLKNDQYILGIETSCDETAVAIVKNGKEIIANVVASQIESHKRFGGVVPEIASRHHVEQVTIVLEEAFTQANLTIDDIDAIAVTEGPGLVGALLIGVNAAKALALCHNKPLVGVHHIAGHIYANQFVTEMTFPLLALVVSGGHTELIYMKEHASFDVIGETLDDAAGEAYDKVARTLNLPYPGGPHIDRLAHEGEATINLPRAWLGEGSFNFSFSGLKSAVINTLHNAEQRGETIDPKNLAASFQASVIEVLVKKTYDAAQQYNVKQVLLAGGVAANKGLRAALTDAFQNSDIELVIPPLSLCTDNAAMIASVGTVLYNKGVRGDMTMNGQPGLDL encoded by the coding sequence ATTACGTTGAAAAATGATCAGTATATTTTAGGTATAGAAACGAGCTGTGATGAAACAGCCGTTGCTATTGTGAAAAATGGTAAAGAAATTATTGCGAATGTGGTAGCATCACAAATCGAAAGTCATAAGCGATTTGGGGGCGTAGTCCCTGAGATTGCGTCCCGACATCATGTTGAACAGGTTACCATTGTGTTAGAAGAAGCATTTACACAGGCTAACCTTACGATAGATGATATAGATGCTATTGCTGTAACAGAAGGACCAGGGTTAGTGGGTGCCTTATTAATTGGTGTAAATGCTGCTAAGGCCTTAGCTTTATGCCATAACAAACCGTTAGTGGGCGTTCATCATATCGCAGGGCATATTTATGCGAATCAATTTGTCACAGAGATGACCTTTCCATTGCTAGCACTTGTCGTGTCCGGTGGTCATACAGAATTAATTTATATGAAGGAGCATGCCTCTTTTGATGTGATTGGTGAAACGCTTGATGATGCAGCAGGCGAAGCTTATGATAAGGTGGCGCGCACATTAAATTTGCCATATCCAGGGGGCCCTCATATTGACCGTTTAGCACATGAGGGAGAGGCAACTATAAATTTACCACGAGCATGGTTAGGGGAAGGTTCGTTTAATTTTAGCTTTAGTGGTTTGAAATCAGCTGTTATCAATACTCTTCACAATGCTGAACAGCGTGGAGAAACAATTGATCCGAAAAATTTAGCGGCTAGCTTTCAAGCTAGTGTGATAGAAGTGCTTGTAAAAAAGACGTATGATGCAGCGCAACAATATAATGTTAAGCAAGTTCTGTTAGCAGGTGGTGTTGCTGCAAATAAGGGACTACGAGCAGCACTCACGGATGCCTTCCAAAATAGTGATATAGAGTTAGTTATTCCACCATTATCACTATGTACAGACAATGCTGCTATGATAGCATCTGTCGGAACTGTCCTATACAACAAAGGTGTACGTGGTGATATGACGATGAATGGTCAACCGGGACTTGACTTATAA
- a CDS encoding Ger(x)C family spore germination protein has product MVRKLLWAVVLMAIMTGCMDKKELEEQAYVMAIGLDLYKGEKQNVWVTFQIANPEVGSTLAGGSTQEQAKETVTLLANDFITAKNTANSFISRDITLDHTKVLIVSEELARSKDFIRIIQSAMRSRELRRGVQIIVSKEKASDFLQNNKPALETRPHKYYQFMINRAKETGIIPESTVHRFFQLTEGDADLFLAMYATTKVEGEKKMDGMEDRYIAGNVPQKGGNQTQFIGSAVFKEGQMIDVINGEMTRLCLILDNTLNIKDMLATYPDPVNEKYYVSTRVIKKKPTLVDLKYYKDRPTEINVSVAIDLEIVAVPSLVNYSLKENREELRRSIRDGLNERFNKFIKKTQEEYKGDPFYWSLYVRKYFLTVPAYEEADWSKKIYPNAHINVSFDIENIRYGKIIRNSDLEKVRD; this is encoded by the coding sequence ATGGTGCGTAAGCTTTTATGGGCGGTTGTTCTCATGGCTATCATGACAGGCTGTATGGATAAAAAAGAATTGGAAGAACAGGCGTATGTAATGGCAATAGGGTTAGATTTATATAAGGGAGAGAAACAAAATGTTTGGGTTACTTTTCAGATTGCCAACCCTGAAGTAGGGTCTACTCTTGCTGGTGGTAGTACACAAGAACAAGCTAAGGAGACTGTCACATTACTAGCAAATGATTTTATTACTGCTAAAAATACTGCTAACTCTTTTATTTCTCGTGATATCACACTTGATCACACAAAAGTTCTAATCGTATCTGAAGAATTAGCTCGCTCTAAAGATTTTATACGTATTATCCAGTCAGCAATGCGATCACGAGAGCTCCGTAGAGGCGTACAAATCATTGTATCGAAAGAAAAGGCTAGCGATTTTTTACAAAATAATAAACCAGCTTTAGAAACACGCCCCCATAAATATTATCAATTTATGATAAATCGCGCTAAAGAGACAGGTATTATCCCAGAATCAACGGTACATCGTTTTTTTCAGTTAACAGAAGGGGATGCTGATTTATTTCTTGCTATGTATGCGACTACGAAAGTTGAAGGCGAAAAAAAAATGGACGGTATGGAAGATAGGTATATAGCCGGGAATGTACCGCAAAAGGGCGGCAATCAAACACAATTTATTGGATCTGCTGTTTTCAAAGAAGGGCAGATGATTGATGTTATTAATGGTGAAATGACACGGCTTTGTTTAATCCTTGATAATACGTTGAATATTAAAGATATGCTTGCCACATATCCTGATCCTGTTAATGAGAAGTATTACGTTTCAACAAGGGTCATTAAAAAGAAACCGACCCTAGTAGATTTAAAATACTATAAAGATAGACCCACTGAGATTAATGTTTCTGTCGCAATTGATTTAGAGATAGTGGCCGTGCCTAGCTTAGTGAACTATTCATTAAAAGAGAATCGTGAAGAGTTAAGACGATCCATCCGTGACGGTTTGAATGAGAGATTTAATAAGTTTATAAAAAAAACACAAGAGGAGTATAAAGGAGACCCTTTCTATTGGTCATTGTATGTCCGTAAATATTTTTTAACGGTACCTGCATATGAAGAAGCCGATTGGAGTAAAAAAATATATCCTAATGCTCATATAAATGTAAGCTTTGATATTGAAAATATACGATATGGAAAAATCATTCGAAACTCAGACTTAGAAAAAGTGAGGGATTAA
- a CDS encoding GerAB/ArcD/ProY family transporter, which yields MSSFNPQKKIGMRELSAMIMLVVGVKLADMTPSLLAQKGQNALWIIPIISFIVMFPSIIILLRVLRAYQNKNLIELINHLLGKYIGFVVGLSLFFVSFTATIIDTRSYIDEITTMFFESSPILLVLFIFIGTCYFGARKGFQVIGQTSWLILPYIKLALIVLIFLSFKETIWQRLFPIFGPGFDVLAWEGIKKGALFGELIIFTLAYTSFHTPKDFHRGMYIGSMFVIFEITISFMVYCTIFDYKSIDKIAFMFQEVGNYVSLGNFFTNLETYFFTFWLLAALIRFIVYIYFTSWLLAAVLKIKDPKNLLLPISFIIITVSLIPENPVVNVLVYRDLLINVSTGPLLLLPILLWGVAKWKGDLKKDGA from the coding sequence ATGAGTTCATTTAATCCTCAAAAGAAAATTGGTATGAGAGAGCTTTCAGCTATGATAATGCTTGTTGTCGGTGTCAAGCTTGCCGATATGACACCGTCCCTGCTTGCACAAAAAGGCCAGAATGCTCTTTGGATAATTCCTATTATCTCTTTTATCGTGATGTTTCCCTCGATAATCATACTTTTACGCGTATTAAGAGCGTATCAAAATAAAAACTTAATAGAGCTTATTAATCACTTACTCGGAAAATACATTGGTTTTGTTGTTGGCCTTTCACTTTTTTTTGTATCCTTTACTGCGACCATAATTGATACTCGTAGTTATATCGATGAGATAACTACTATGTTCTTTGAATCAAGCCCCATTTTACTTGTACTTTTTATTTTTATTGGAACGTGCTACTTCGGTGCAAGAAAAGGGTTCCAGGTTATCGGTCAAACATCATGGCTCATTTTACCCTATATAAAATTAGCACTCATTGTGTTAATTTTTTTATCATTTAAAGAAACAATTTGGCAGCGACTATTCCCTATTTTTGGTCCGGGCTTTGATGTGCTAGCTTGGGAAGGAATTAAGAAAGGCGCTCTTTTTGGTGAACTAATTATTTTTACACTGGCTTATACATCGTTTCATACTCCAAAAGATTTCCACAGAGGAATGTACATAGGAAGCATGTTTGTCATATTTGAAATTACTATCTCGTTTATGGTGTATTGCACTATATTTGATTATAAATCGATTGATAAAATTGCGTTCATGTTTCAAGAGGTTGGTAATTATGTATCCCTTGGAAACTTTTTTACGAACTTAGAAACTTATTTTTTCACTTTTTGGCTTCTCGCAGCATTGATACGTTTTATTGTGTACATATACTTTACATCATGGTTACTTGCTGCTGTTCTCAAAATAAAAGACCCTAAAAATCTACTTTTACCAATATCGTTTATTATTATCACGGTTTCACTAATTCCTGAAAACCCAGTTGTAAATGTACTTGTTTATCGAGACTTATTGATTAATGTATCAACTGGACCTTTGTTGCTTCTTCCAATATTGTTATGGGGCGTTGCGAAATGGAAAGGGGATTTAAAAAAAGATGGTGCGTAA
- a CDS encoding spore germination protein, with the protein MEKDKKISADLQENTDIIKELFSSSINSDFTIRTLDIKSTGKKGALFFFRSAVNELKLQEAVIKPLLEETGPSIPSILTIEAMQTITSFNELTTQITSGNAVLLLDDEIEGLALNVANFKHRSIATADNENLLRGPKEAFTESLAVNISLIRKRLQTETLVIETAPIGKRMRDVVALVYMKDLLNDNILETLKQRLKNIDVDSVRSIEMLEQYIEERPYSLMPSILYTERPDRAAAFIEDGYLVLLKENSSACLILPVTFWSFFHSPEDHYLRFLYANFTRGLRAVAFFITLFVSAGYIAITNYHSEMIPPDLLLALANARERVPFPGIIELLIMEFAFELIREAGLRIPKPLGPTIGIVGALILGQAVVEANVISPIIVIVTALSGLSSFAVADVSFNFTIRLSRFMFIIAGGLFGIYGLVVIFTMWLMYMVSLHSFGVPYFAPKSPHYKSGGDTIFRRILQKETYRPGYLKPEDLQKKS; encoded by the coding sequence ATGGAGAAAGATAAAAAGATTTCAGCTGATTTACAAGAAAACACCGATATTATAAAAGAGTTATTTTCATCATCCATTAACAGTGACTTTACCATTCGTACATTAGATATAAAATCTACTGGGAAAAAGGGTGCCCTTTTCTTTTTTCGTTCAGCTGTAAATGAACTAAAGCTTCAAGAAGCAGTAATTAAGCCTTTACTTGAAGAGACTGGGCCGTCTATCCCATCTATACTCACAATTGAGGCTATGCAAACTATAACAAGCTTTAATGAACTAACAACACAAATTACAAGTGGCAATGCTGTTTTATTACTAGATGATGAGATAGAAGGTTTAGCACTAAATGTAGCTAATTTTAAGCATCGAAGCATTGCAACAGCTGACAATGAGAACCTACTTCGCGGGCCAAAAGAGGCTTTCACAGAATCCCTTGCCGTAAATATATCGCTCATTCGCAAACGACTACAAACAGAAACGCTCGTAATAGAAACGGCACCAATTGGCAAACGAATGCGAGATGTTGTCGCCCTCGTTTACATGAAAGATTTACTAAACGATAATATTTTAGAAACTTTGAAACAAAGACTGAAAAACATTGATGTTGATAGCGTTCGTAGCATTGAAATGCTAGAACAATACATTGAAGAGCGACCTTATTCATTAATGCCTAGTATTTTGTATACAGAGCGCCCTGATAGAGCTGCTGCTTTTATAGAAGACGGGTATCTTGTGTTATTAAAGGAAAATTCATCCGCATGCTTAATTTTACCTGTTACCTTTTGGTCATTTTTTCATTCACCAGAAGATCACTATTTACGATTTTTATATGCGAACTTTACAAGAGGCTTACGAGCTGTAGCTTTTTTTATCACGTTGTTTGTCTCAGCAGGATATATAGCTATTACCAATTATCATAGTGAGATGATTCCGCCAGATTTATTATTGGCACTAGCAAATGCTCGTGAACGTGTACCTTTTCCGGGTATTATCGAGTTGCTTATTATGGAATTTGCTTTTGAATTAATTCGAGAAGCAGGATTGAGAATACCTAAACCGTTAGGGCCAACGATAGGCATTGTCGGAGCATTAATATTAGGGCAAGCTGTCGTGGAAGCGAATGTTATTAGTCCCATTATTGTAATAGTCACAGCACTATCAGGTCTTTCCTCGTTCGCCGTGGCTGATGTTAGCTTCAATTTCACGATTCGCTTAAGTAGATTTATGTTTATCATAGCGGGAGGACTCTTTGGCATTTACGGTTTAGTTGTAATCTTTACAATGTGGCTTATGTATATGGTTTCCTTACATTCATTTGGAGTTCCGTATTTTGCTCCTAAATCACCCCATTACAAATCAGGTGGTGATACGATATTTCGACGCATTCTACAAAAAGAGACGTATCGACCTGGGTATTTAAAACCTGAAGATTTACAAAAGAAAAGTTAA
- a CDS encoding ABC-F family ATP-binding cassette domain-containing protein has protein sequence MIILQVNQLYKSFGAETILSNIKLEVQSRDRIALVGRNGTGKSTLLKIIAGYMSYDSGDIIKPKHIEIGYLAQDTGLESTQSIWSELLQVFDDVRNMEKKLRQLEQTMSDGSVDPTTAAYEKLLKEYDLLQVTFQEIGGYQYEAEIRAVLHGLNFADFDYNTPISSLSGGQKTRLALGKLLLTKPQLLILDEPTNHLDIETLNWLEQYLQGYPGAILIVSHDRYFLDSVVTQVYELSRTTSKKYIGNYSKYLEIRAQNYEQDLKAFEKQQGEIAKLEDFVQRNLARASTTKRAQSRRKQLQRMDKLDKPLGDEKSATFSFSIEKQSGNEVLQAHDLSVAYDSNPVIKGVSFALKRSDSVALVGPNGIGKSTLLKALTNLHIKAEVNGDIKLGSNVSVGYYDQEQANLSSNKTVLKELWDEYPLHPEKDIRTVLGNFLFSGDDVLKPVTSLSGGEKARLALSKLMMQKANLLILDEPTNHLDLDSKEVLENALIDYPGTILFVSHDRYFINRIATKVFELSPTGLQEFLGDYDYYLEKKDEILELQTAKQTVVEAKPASTSYEKDKEAKKRERQISRRIEEIESKIEELESLIEKNEQLLCEPDVFQDHQKSLELHQQNETAQETLLSLMEEWEELQEKL, from the coding sequence ATGATCATTTTACAAGTTAATCAATTATATAAATCATTTGGTGCCGAAACTATATTATCAAATATTAAGCTCGAGGTACAATCTCGTGATCGTATTGCATTGGTAGGCCGTAACGGCACAGGCAAATCAACTTTACTAAAAATTATTGCTGGGTACATGAGCTATGATAGTGGTGACATTATTAAACCAAAACATATTGAAATTGGCTACCTTGCTCAAGATACGGGACTTGAATCTACGCAATCCATTTGGTCTGAACTACTTCAAGTATTTGATGATGTGAGAAATATGGAGAAAAAGTTGCGCCAATTGGAACAAACGATGAGTGATGGATCCGTTGACCCAACAACCGCTGCATACGAAAAACTTTTAAAGGAATACGATCTATTACAGGTTACCTTTCAAGAAATAGGTGGCTATCAATATGAAGCAGAAATCCGCGCGGTACTTCATGGCTTGAATTTTGCAGACTTTGATTATAATACACCAATCTCATCTCTTAGTGGAGGGCAGAAAACACGCCTCGCACTTGGCAAGCTGTTGCTCACAAAGCCACAGCTTTTAATATTAGATGAGCCGACTAACCACTTAGATATTGAAACATTAAATTGGCTTGAACAATATTTACAAGGCTATCCTGGTGCTATATTAATTGTTTCTCATGATAGATATTTTCTTGATAGTGTCGTCACACAAGTATATGAACTGTCACGCACAACATCTAAGAAATACATTGGTAATTACTCGAAGTACTTGGAGATTCGGGCACAAAACTACGAGCAAGACTTAAAAGCATTTGAAAAACAACAAGGAGAAATAGCAAAGCTCGAAGATTTTGTCCAACGAAATTTGGCACGTGCCTCTACCACTAAACGAGCGCAAAGTAGGCGTAAGCAGCTACAACGAATGGACAAGCTCGACAAACCGTTAGGTGATGAGAAATCAGCGACTTTTTCATTCTCTATTGAAAAACAAAGTGGAAATGAAGTATTACAAGCTCATGACCTTTCTGTCGCTTATGACAGTAATCCTGTTATTAAAGGAGTATCTTTTGCTTTAAAACGAAGTGATAGCGTAGCATTAGTTGGGCCTAACGGGATAGGTAAATCTACACTTTTAAAGGCTTTGACAAATTTGCATATTAAAGCAGAAGTGAACGGTGATATTAAGTTAGGCTCAAATGTGAGCGTTGGGTATTACGACCAAGAGCAAGCAAACTTATCTTCTAATAAAACCGTATTAAAAGAACTCTGGGATGAATACCCGCTCCATCCTGAAAAGGACATTCGGACGGTTCTTGGAAACTTTCTTTTCAGCGGAGATGATGTTTTAAAGCCTGTCACTTCCTTAAGCGGTGGAGAAAAGGCTCGTTTAGCGCTATCAAAACTTATGATGCAAAAAGCGAACTTACTTATACTAGATGAGCCGACTAATCACTTGGATTTAGATAGTAAAGAAGTCCTTGAAAATGCATTAATTGATTATCCAGGAACTATTTTATTCGTATCTCATGACCGTTATTTTATTAATAGAATTGCAACGAAGGTATTTGAGTTATCCCCAACAGGGCTTCAAGAGTTTCTCGGTGATTACGATTATTACCTTGAAAAAAAAGATGAAATTCTTGAGCTTCAAACAGCTAAGCAGACTGTTGTTGAAGCTAAGCCTGCCTCTACAAGCTATGAAAAAGATAAAGAAGCGAAAAAACGCGAACGACAAATCTCTCGTCGTATCGAGGAAATTGAATCAAAAATTGAAGAATTAGAGAGTCTTATTGAAAAAAATGAGCAGCTTTTATGTGAGCCTGACGTGTTTCAGGACCATCAAAAATCTTTGGAGCTTCATCAACAAAATGAAACCGCACAAGAAACCTTGCTTTCCTTAATGGAGGAATGGGAAGAACTACAGGAAAAATTGTAG
- a CDS encoding redox-sensing transcriptional repressor Rex: MTQEHQSKIPQATAKRLPLYYRFIKNLHASGKQRVSSAELSEAVKVDSATIRRDFSYFGALGKKGYGYNVNYLLSFFRKTLDQDELTLVALIGVGNLGTAFVNYNFSKNNNTKIEMAFDVAEDKVSQEIGGVPIYHMDDLEKHINGNVDVAILTVPSAVAQSITDRLVKIGIKGILNFTPARLNVPSNIRVHHIDLAVELQSLVYFLKHYSTE, from the coding sequence ATGACGCAAGAACATCAATCAAAAATTCCTCAAGCAACTGCAAAACGTTTACCTTTGTATTATCGTTTTATTAAAAATTTACATGCGTCTGGTAAGCAAAGAGTATCATCAGCAGAATTAAGTGAAGCCGTAAAAGTGGATTCAGCAACAATACGTCGAGACTTTTCCTATTTTGGCGCATTAGGAAAAAAAGGCTACGGTTACAATGTGAATTACTTGCTTTCATTTTTCAGAAAAACGTTAGATCAAGATGAGCTTACATTAGTTGCACTAATTGGTGTGGGTAACTTAGGTACAGCGTTTGTAAATTACAATTTTAGTAAAAATAATAATACAAAAATAGAAATGGCTTTTGACGTGGCAGAGGATAAAGTTAGTCAAGAAATTGGTGGGGTACCAATCTATCATATGGATGACCTTGAAAAGCATATTAATGGCAACGTTGATGTGGCTATTTTAACAGTTCCGTCTGCTGTTGCACAAAGTATAACAGATAGACTTGTGAAGATTGGTATAAAAGGTATATTAAACTTCACACCAGCACGTTTAAATGTACCATCTAATATACGTGTACATCATATTGATTTAGCTGTTGAGTTACAATCGCTTGTATACTTTCTTAAGCATTATTCGACTGAGTAA